The Candidatus Eisenbacteria bacterium region GACGCGCTGCCGAAAACCCGCAGCGGCAAGATCATGCGCCGCCTCCTGCGCGACATCGCCGCCGGCAAGGCGACCGTCGGGGACACGACGACGCTCGAAGACTACTCCGTGCTGGCGAAGCTGCGCGAGGAAGACGAATAGCCGGCGATGCAGCTCGTCCTGACGAACACCCTCACCGGGCGCAAGGAGCCGTTGCGTCCGCTGCGGCCCGGGCACGTGGGCGTGTACTGGTGCGGCGTCACCGTGTACGGGCGTTCGCACGTCGGGCACGCGCGCGCCTTCATCACCGCCGACGTCCTCTGCCGCTACCTGCGCGCCCGCGGGCTCGAGGTGACGTTCGTCCGCAACTTCACCGACATCGACGACAAGATCATCAAGCGCGCCGCCGAGGAGGACATCACGGCGGCGGCGCTCGCCGAGCGCGAGATCGCGAGCTTCGCCGAGGACATCGCGTGGCTGCGCTGCATTCGTCCGACCCACGAGCCGCGCGCCACCACCCACATCTCCGACATGCTCGCCCTGATCGAGAAGCTCGTCGCCTCGGGCTACGCCTACGCGACGCCCGGCGGCAGCGTGTACTTCCGCGTCCTGCGCTTCGCGTCGTACGGCAAGCTCTCCCACCAGCGGATCGAAGACATGGCGACCGGCGAGGAGAACGATCCCGAGAAGGAGGATGCGCGCGACTTCGCGCTCTGGAAGGCCGCCAAGCCCGGCGAGCCCGAGTGGCCGAGCCCGTGGGGGCTCGGGCGGCCCGGCTGGCACATCGAGTGCTCGGCGATGGCCGCTCGCTACCTGGGCCAGCCGTTCGACATCCACGGCGGGGGCACCGACCTCATCTTTCCGCACCACGAGAACGAGCTGGCACAGTCGGAGGCCGCCGGCGGCTGCGTCTTCGCGAGCCTCTGGATCCACAACGGGATGCTGACCTCCGGCGCCGAGAAGATGTCGAAGTCGCTCGGCAACATCGTGCCCATCTGCCAGCTCGCGAAGCGCGTCCCGGCCGAGGGCGTGCGCCTGCTCTATCTCGGCACGCACTACCGCGCGCCGCTCGACTACTCGACGACGCGTCTCGAGGAGACGCTACGCGGCCTCGACCGGCTCTACGAGACGCTCGCGCGCACCGACGAGGAGACCGGGGACCAGGAGCCGCCCGAGCTCGACGGCGTCCTGGCGGGCGAGCTCACGCCGTTCGAGTCGGAGTTCTGCGCCGCGATGGACGACGACCTCAACGCCGCCAAGGCCGTGGGGCTCGTGTTCGACCGCTCGCGCGACCTGAATCGCGCCCTCGACGCCGGGGACCTCACGACCGCCGTGCGCATCCGTCGCGAGCTCGGTCGGGTGGGCCGCGCCGTCGGCTTGTTCGAGGAACGCCCCGCGTCCTACCTGGAAGAGCGACGGCGTGCGGGGCAGGAGCGCGCGGGGCTCTCCGACGCCGAGATCGAGGCCGCGATCGCCGCCCGCAACGACGCGCGCAAGCGCAAGGACTTCAAAGAGGCCGACGCGATCCGTGCGCGGCTGAAGGACCAGGGGATCGTTCTCGAGGACGGTCCCGGCGGGACGAGCTGGAAGGCGGGTTAGCTCCCACTACGCGCCCAGCGTCTCCTTCAGGCGCGCGATGAACATGCGGTAGATACCCTCGATCAGCCGAGCGACCTCCTCGGTCGGAATGCCGCGCGGCTCGAAGGTGCTGCTCCAGTCGATCGACGTGCGTCCGCCGCCGAGGTCGCGGAGCTCGACCGTCGCCAGATAGTCGGTGAACGGGAACGGGCTCTCCAGCATCGCGTACGAGAAGCTGTGACCCGCCGGGTCGTAGGCTTCGAGCCGCTCGCGAACGGTGGGAGCGTCGTCGCCCGCGACGGTGCGCACGGCGCCGACGCCGTGTCCCTCGACCGGCACGCGGGTTCGTCCCGGCGCCCACGCGCTCAAGTCGCCGAAGTCGGCGAAGCATGCCCAGACCCTTTCGATGGGCGCGACGAGCTCGTCGCGAACCGCCACTCTTGCCATCGTGGACCTCCTTCCCGAGATCTCCAACGATCCGAGCTCCGGCGACAAGCCCAGGCGATCCCGCAGCCGTACGAGGGACTCGTCCGGCGCCGCAGGACACGCCGTCTGCCACCAGCGCGCGACCGCGACCTGTGCCGGCCCCATGTCGAGGACCACGGCCGCCGCGTCGGCCACGTCGAGCACGGCCAGGGCGTCGCCGACACCCTCGGGCAGGCGCTCGAGGGCGGCGTTCAGGCGCGGCGCGAGGATCCGGCCGACGACCCGCGCCGGCACGACGACGCCGCGCGCCCGGAGCACCGCCATCCGCTCCTTCAATCCCGCCAGCGGCTCGCTGTCGGTCGCGACCGCCGTCGCCAGGCGATCCGCCTCGTCGTAACCCAGCATCATCGCCAGCTCGAGCGACGGCACCGGCTCGCGCGCGAGCA contains the following coding sequences:
- the cysS gene encoding cysteine--tRNA ligase, whose product is MQLVLTNTLTGRKEPLRPLRPGHVGVYWCGVTVYGRSHVGHARAFITADVLCRYLRARGLEVTFVRNFTDIDDKIIKRAAEEDITAAALAEREIASFAEDIAWLRCIRPTHEPRATTHISDMLALIEKLVASGYAYATPGGSVYFRVLRFASYGKLSHQRIEDMATGEENDPEKEDARDFALWKAAKPGEPEWPSPWGLGRPGWHIECSAMAARYLGQPFDIHGGGTDLIFPHHENELAQSEAAGGCVFASLWIHNGMLTSGAEKMSKSLGNIVPICQLAKRVPAEGVRLLYLGTHYRAPLDYSTTRLEETLRGLDRLYETLARTDEETGDQEPPELDGVLAGELTPFESEFCAAMDDDLNAAKAVGLVFDRSRDLNRALDAGDLTTAVRIRRELGRVGRAVGLFEERPASYLEERRRAGQERAGLSDAEIEAAIAARNDARKRKDFKEADAIRARLKDQGIVLEDGPGGTSWKAG